A region of Necator americanus strain Aroian chromosome I, whole genome shotgun sequence DNA encodes the following proteins:
- a CDS encoding hypothetical protein (NECATOR_CHRI.G1220.T2), with product MYLAICKKIVPKLAIMGPYSIFSKPSAAYAEDPNLCLVQYDASLVYRITLPCDYLKDECWGFVAMRDGWIIVAFRGTRTKIQLITELIETMSEPKKRLRAGGSVQHYFYVALEAIWKPMYSVIRKLRATYPSYQIVFTGHSLGGALASLASTVYAHRHPAQKDRIHLITFGQPRVGNFEYAETHNRLVSNSWRIVHKYDLVAHLPACAFQIFSRSCTSLLNHSPYHHGTEVWFPSNMTQNSMFRICQGSPQFEDDSCSNGYYLHYGVKDHIRYFEHEVSSYGINGCVDLPDPPLTPHLTSQL from the exons ATGTACTTGGCGATATGCAAGAAAATAGTGCCGAAACTAGCAATAATGGGTCCTTATTCGATCTTCAGCAAGCCTT CTGCGGCCTATGCGGAAGATCCGAATCTTTGCTTGGTACAATATGATGCATCACTAGTCTACAGAATAACGTTGCCATGCGATTATTTAAAAGATGAG TGTTGGGGATTTGTGGCGATGAGAGATGGATGGATTATCGTCGCTTTTCGTGGAACACGTACAAAAATTCAACTGATCACTGAGCTTATAGAAACAATGAGCGAACCAAAGAAAAGG CTTCGTGCAGGTGGCTCCGTGCAGCATTACTTCTACGTTGCTTTGGAGGCGATTTGGAAACCAATGTACTCGGTGATTAGGAAGTTGCGAGCG ACGTATCCATCTTATCAAATTGTGTTCACCGGTCATTCTCTCGGAGGTGCTTTGGCCAGTTTGGCTTCAACGGTGTATGCTCACAGACACCCAGCACAAAAAGATAG GATTCATCTCATCACATTTGGTCAACCAAGAGTGGGTAACTTCGAGTATGCTGAAACTCACAATCGATTGGTGTCAAATAGTTGGAGAATAGTCCATAAATATGACCTA GTTGCACACCTACCTGCTTGTGCGTTCCAAATATTTTCTCGCTCATGCACTTCACTTCTAAATCACTCACCATATCATCACGGCACTGAAGTTTGGTTCCCATCAAATATGACGCAGAATTCAATGTTTCGGATATGCCAAGGTTCACCCCAGTTCGAGGATGACAGTTGCAG TAACGGCTATTACCTTCACTATGGGGTCAAGGATCATATTCGATATTTCGAACATGAAGTGAGCAGCTACGGTATCAACGGTTGCGTCGATTTGCCCGATCCTCCACTAACACCCCATCTTACATCTCAATTGTGA
- a CDS encoding hypothetical protein (NECATOR_CHRI.G1220.T3): protein MPPRHNVPSGYAGGYANISRRGHAPVVHEDADNRHRCPSYHRDAENCAVTRKYVKKSGRSHPPSAIVRSQFPAYVEAVTFYADFYDGNLTRSSQRGSTSPICGFCWRNVQFMDASAYVNENRCVRVSAVVDCGYRSTAVLRHLRFMSVLLPLLCSSFLHVLGDMQENSAETSNNGSLFDLQQALWVFDFAAAAYAEDPNLCLVQYDASLVYRITLPCDYLKDECWGFVAMRDGWIIVAFRGTRTKIQLITELIETMSEPKKRLRAGGSVQHYFYVALEAIWKPMYSVIRKLRATYPSYQIVFTGHSLGGALASLASTVYAHRHPAQKDRIHLITFGQPRVGNFEYAETHNRLVSNSWRIVHKYDLVAHLPACAFQIFSRSCTSLLNHSPYHHGTEVWFPSNMTQNSMFRICQGSPQFEDDSCSNGYYLHYGVKDHIRYFEHEVSSYGINGCVDLPDPPLTPHLTSQL, encoded by the exons atgcctccgagacataacgtgcccagtggatatgccggcggatacgcgaacatatctcgacgaggtcacgctccagtcgttcatgaagacgcagacaaccgccaTAGATGTCCTTCCtaccacagagacgcagaaaactgcgcagttacaaggaaatatgtaaagaagagtggc CGGTCACATCCGCCATCCGCAATCGTACGCTCACAGTTCCCTGCTTATGTGGAAGCGGTGACTTTTTATGCGGATTTTTATGAT ggcaatttaACTAGGAGCAGCCAAAGAGGGAGCACATCACCA ATTTGCGGTTTTTGCTGGCGTAACGTACAGTTCATggacgcgtctgcctacgtcAATGAAAACCGCTGCGTTCGAGTATCAGCTGTTGTCGACTGCGGATATCGATCAACGGCAGTTCTGC GGCACCTCCGCTTCATGAGTGTTCTTCTTCCGCTCCTATGCTCATCATTTCTACATGTACTTGGCGATATGCAAGAAAATAGTGCCGAAACTAGCAATAATGGGTCCTTATTCGATCTTCAGCAAGCCTTGTGGGTGTTCGATTTTGCTG CTGCGGCCTATGCGGAAGATCCGAATCTTTGCTTGGTACAATATGATGCATCACTAGTCTACAGAATAACGTTGCCATGCGATTATTTAAAAGATGAG TGTTGGGGATTTGTGGCGATGAGAGATGGATGGATTATCGTCGCTTTTCGTGGAACACGTACAAAAATTCAACTGATCACTGAGCTTATAGAAACAATGAGCGAACCAAAGAAAAGG CTTCGTGCAGGTGGCTCCGTGCAGCATTACTTCTACGTTGCTTTGGAGGCGATTTGGAAACCAATGTACTCGGTGATTAGGAAGTTGCGAGCG ACGTATCCATCTTATCAAATTGTGTTCACCGGTCATTCTCTCGGAGGTGCTTTGGCCAGTTTGGCTTCAACGGTGTATGCTCACAGACACCCAGCACAAAAAGATAG GATTCATCTCATCACATTTGGTCAACCAAGAGTGGGTAACTTCGAGTATGCTGAAACTCACAATCGATTGGTGTCAAATAGTTGGAGAATAGTCCATAAATATGACCTA GTTGCACACCTACCTGCTTGTGCGTTCCAAATATTTTCTCGCTCATGCACTTCACTTCTAAATCACTCACCATATCATCACGGCACTGAAGTTTGGTTCCCATCAAATATGACGCAGAATTCAATGTTTCGGATATGCCAAGGTTCACCCCAGTTCGAGGATGACAGTTGCAG TAACGGCTATTACCTTCACTATGGGGTCAAGGATCATATTCGATATTTCGAACATGAAGTGAGCAGCTACGGTATCAACGGTTGCGTCGATTTGCCCGATCCTCCACTAACACCCCATCTTACATCTCAATTGTGA
- a CDS encoding hypothetical protein (NECATOR_CHRI.G1220.T1): MSVLLPLLCSSFLHVLGDMQENSAETSNNGSLFDLQQALWVFDFAAAAYAEDPNLCLVQYDASLVYRITLPCDYLKDECWGFVAMRDGWIIVAFRGTRTKIQLITELIETMSEPKKRLRAGGSVQHYFYVALEAIWKPMYSVIRKLRATYPSYQIVFTGHSLGGALASLASTVYAHRHPAQKDRIHLITFGQPRVGNFEYAETHNRLVSNSWRIVHKYDLVAHLPACAFQIFSRSCTSLLNHSPYHHGTEVWFPSNMTQNSMFRICQGSPQFEDDSCSNGYYLHYGVKDHIRYFEHEVSSYGINGCVDLPDPPLTPHLTSQL; the protein is encoded by the exons ATGAGTGTTCTTCTTCCGCTCCTATGCTCATCATTTCTACATGTACTTGGCGATATGCAAGAAAATAGTGCCGAAACTAGCAATAATGGGTCCTTATTCGATCTTCAGCAAGCCTTGTGGGTGTTCGATTTTGCTG CTGCGGCCTATGCGGAAGATCCGAATCTTTGCTTGGTACAATATGATGCATCACTAGTCTACAGAATAACGTTGCCATGCGATTATTTAAAAGATGAG TGTTGGGGATTTGTGGCGATGAGAGATGGATGGATTATCGTCGCTTTTCGTGGAACACGTACAAAAATTCAACTGATCACTGAGCTTATAGAAACAATGAGCGAACCAAAGAAAAGG CTTCGTGCAGGTGGCTCCGTGCAGCATTACTTCTACGTTGCTTTGGAGGCGATTTGGAAACCAATGTACTCGGTGATTAGGAAGTTGCGAGCG ACGTATCCATCTTATCAAATTGTGTTCACCGGTCATTCTCTCGGAGGTGCTTTGGCCAGTTTGGCTTCAACGGTGTATGCTCACAGACACCCAGCACAAAAAGATAG GATTCATCTCATCACATTTGGTCAACCAAGAGTGGGTAACTTCGAGTATGCTGAAACTCACAATCGATTGGTGTCAAATAGTTGGAGAATAGTCCATAAATATGACCTA GTTGCACACCTACCTGCTTGTGCGTTCCAAATATTTTCTCGCTCATGCACTTCACTTCTAAATCACTCACCATATCATCACGGCACTGAAGTTTGGTTCCCATCAAATATGACGCAGAATTCAATGTTTCGGATATGCCAAGGTTCACCCCAGTTCGAGGATGACAGTTGCAG TAACGGCTATTACCTTCACTATGGGGTCAAGGATCATATTCGATATTTCGAACATGAAGTGAGCAGCTACGGTATCAACGGTTGCGTCGATTTGCCCGATCCTCCACTAACACCCCATCTTACATCTCAATTGTGA